A region from the Rheinheimera mangrovi genome encodes:
- the xseA gene encoding exodeoxyribonuclease VII large subunit, whose product MSQADIYTVSRLNSEVRLTLELQFRQLWLVGEVSNFIAASSGHWYFSLKDQAAQVKVAMFKQSNRYASLQPKNGQQILIRARISVYEPRGEYQLLADMLEPAGDGLLKQHYEQIKATLAAEGLLAPERKKPLPKKVQKVGVVTSPTGAAIRDIITVLKRRAPALEVIIYPCLVQGTQAPAQIYNAIQKAISRNEVDVLLIGRGGGSLEDLWCFNDEQVARLIAHCPIPTVSAVGHEIDFTIADFVADVRAATPSAAAELVSPDQQQQLQMVQAAELRLKRSMHSYLRQQQPRLTALVHRLTLLDPARRLQQQQQYLDELQLRLQNALLRRIDKAAQQQQFLQHRLQQLTPLVRIKQQQQKLDQHQHQLHQSMQQLLRQKQQQWLLQSSRLHTVSPLATLERGYSISFDDQQQVITDASTLQPGQQIKTRLAKGQFIARVEQVFPDADASH is encoded by the coding sequence ATGTCGCAAGCTGATATTTATACCGTCTCCCGCTTAAACTCTGAAGTTCGCCTGACCCTTGAGCTGCAATTTCGTCAGCTGTGGTTAGTGGGCGAAGTGTCCAATTTTATCGCTGCTTCCTCCGGCCACTGGTACTTTTCATTAAAAGATCAGGCGGCACAGGTCAAAGTGGCGATGTTTAAACAAAGCAACAGATATGCCAGCCTACAGCCAAAAAATGGTCAACAAATTCTGATCCGCGCCCGTATCAGTGTGTACGAACCCAGGGGTGAATATCAGTTACTGGCCGATATGCTGGAACCTGCCGGTGACGGTTTACTAAAGCAACACTACGAACAAATCAAAGCCACATTAGCTGCTGAAGGGTTATTGGCGCCTGAGCGCAAAAAACCTCTGCCTAAAAAAGTACAAAAAGTTGGGGTGGTCACCTCCCCGACCGGCGCTGCCATTCGCGATATCATCACAGTGCTGAAACGCCGGGCTCCAGCGCTGGAAGTTATTATTTATCCTTGTTTAGTGCAAGGTACTCAGGCGCCGGCGCAAATATATAACGCCATCCAAAAAGCTATCTCCCGCAATGAAGTGGATGTATTGCTGATTGGCCGTGGTGGCGGATCGCTGGAAGATTTATGGTGTTTTAATGACGAACAGGTGGCACGTTTAATAGCGCATTGCCCCATCCCAACCGTCAGTGCCGTAGGTCATGAAATTGACTTTACCATAGCTGACTTTGTCGCTGACGTGCGCGCTGCTACGCCTTCTGCAGCTGCAGAACTGGTGTCACCGGATCAGCAGCAACAGCTGCAAATGGTTCAGGCTGCAGAGCTGCGTCTTAAACGTTCAATGCACAGTTATTTACGGCAGCAACAACCCCGTTTAACGGCTTTAGTGCATCGTTTAACCTTGCTAGATCCGGCACGGCGTTTACAACAGCAACAGCAGTATCTGGATGAATTACAGCTGCGATTGCAAAATGCCCTGCTCAGACGGATCGACAAAGCGGCTCAACAGCAGCAGTTTTTACAACATAGATTGCAGCAACTGACACCTCTGGTGCGGATTAAACAGCAGCAACAAAAGCTGGACCAGCACCAGCACCAGTTGCATCAATCCATGCAGCAGCTCCTAAGACAAAAACAGCAGCAGTGGTTACTGCAAAGTAGCCGTTTGCATACCGTCAGCCCCCTCGCCACTTTAGAGCGCGGTTACAGCATCAGCTTTGATGACCAGCAGCAAGTGATCACTGATGCATCGACACTACAGCCTGGTCAACAGATCAAAACCCGGCTGGCGAAGGGGCAGTTTATCGCCCGTGTCGAGCAAGTTTTTCCAGACGCCGATGCAAGTCACTGA
- the guaB gene encoding IMP dehydrogenase: MLRIVKEAITFDDVLLVPAHSTVLPHTADLRTQLTSKITLNIPMVSASMDTVTEARLAIALAQEGGLGFIHKNMTIEEQAANVRKVKKYESGVVSDPVTVRPEQSIREVQQLAAQHGFSGFPVVDADNNLVGIVTGRDLNVETNPQLAISSVMTPKERLVTVNEAGPRAEALALMHKHRIEKVLVVDNDFKLKGLITVQDYNKAASKPNACKDEFGRLRVGAAVGVGPGTDERIAALVEAGVDILLIDTSHGHSEGVLDRVRQTRAMYPDLQIVAGNVATAEGAKALALAGANAVKVGIGPGSICTTRIVTGCGVPQLTAISDAVDGVQGMDVCIIADGGIRFSGDIAKALVAGAHCVMVGSMFAGTEEAPGDVELYQGRYYKSYRGMGSLGAMAQRNGSSDRYFQGSNNAEKLVPEGIEGRVAYKGPIGTIIHQQMGGLRSSMGLTGCSTIAEVRTKPVFVKVTSAGMGESHVHDVQITKEAPNYRLG; the protein is encoded by the coding sequence ATGCTCAGGATCGTGAAAGAAGCCATTACATTTGACGACGTGTTACTTGTTCCGGCGCACTCCACTGTGTTACCCCATACCGCAGACCTGCGGACTCAATTGACCAGCAAAATTACGTTAAATATACCTATGGTATCAGCGTCTATGGACACTGTGACCGAGGCTCGTTTAGCTATTGCTTTAGCACAGGAAGGCGGTTTAGGTTTTATTCACAAAAATATGACCATCGAAGAGCAGGCAGCCAATGTTCGTAAAGTAAAAAAATACGAAAGTGGTGTCGTCTCTGACCCTGTCACTGTGCGTCCGGAGCAAAGCATCCGCGAAGTGCAGCAACTGGCGGCTCAGCATGGATTCTCTGGTTTCCCTGTAGTTGATGCTGACAATAACCTGGTTGGTATTGTGACAGGTCGTGACCTGAACGTTGAAACCAACCCACAACTGGCTATTTCTTCTGTGATGACGCCAAAAGAGCGTTTAGTCACAGTAAATGAAGCAGGCCCACGTGCTGAAGCTTTGGCTTTAATGCACAAACATCGTATCGAAAAAGTATTAGTGGTCGACAATGACTTTAAACTCAAAGGTCTGATCACAGTACAGGATTACAACAAAGCCGCCAGCAAACCAAACGCCTGTAAAGACGAATTTGGTCGCTTACGTGTTGGCGCAGCTGTGGGCGTAGGCCCAGGCACAGACGAACGTATTGCTGCTTTAGTAGAAGCCGGTGTGGATATTTTATTAATAGATACCTCACATGGCCACTCAGAAGGCGTGTTAGATCGCGTCCGTCAAACCCGTGCTATGTACCCTGACTTACAGATAGTGGCAGGTAACGTCGCCACTGCTGAAGGCGCCAAAGCGCTTGCTTTAGCTGGTGCCAACGCGGTGAAGGTAGGTATAGGCCCTGGTTCCATTTGTACCACCCGTATTGTCACAGGTTGTGGTGTACCACAACTGACAGCTATCTCTGATGCAGTAGATGGTGTACAGGGCATGGACGTTTGTATTATCGCTGACGGCGGTATCCGCTTCTCAGGTGATATCGCCAAAGCTTTAGTGGCTGGCGCACACTGTGTGATGGTGGGGTCTATGTTTGCTGGTACTGAAGAAGCACCGGGTGATGTTGAACTGTATCAGGGCCGTTACTACAAATCCTACCGTGGTATGGGGTCATTAGGTGCTATGGCACAACGTAATGGCTCTTCTGACCGTTACTTCCAGGGCAGCAACAATGCTGAGAAGTTAGTGCCTGAAGGTATCGAAGGCCGTGTGGCGTACAAAGGCCCAATCGGCACTATTATTCACCAGCAAATGGGTGGCCTGCGCTCTTCAATGGGCTTAACAGGTTGCTCAACTATTGCTGAAGTCCGCACCAAGCCGGTCTTTGTCAAAGTAACTTCTGCTGGTATGGGTGAATCGCACGTGCATGATGTGCAAATCACCAAAGAAGCACCAAACTACCGCTTAGGTTAA
- the guaA gene encoding glutamine-hydrolyzing GMP synthase, with the protein MSKNIHFHRILILDFGSQYTQLIARRVREIGVYCELWAWDVTAEQIAEFAPTGIILSGGPESVTEAGSPRAPSYVFEAGVPVLGVCYGMQTMAEQLGGKVSSSDHREFGYAQVELIAENAMFTGIEDHLNEQGRGLLDVWMSHGDKVVQIPQGFVTTAQTPTCPHAAMADEARQFYGVQFHPEVTHTRQGLRMLEQFVVDICGCEKLWTPATIIDDAIANIKKQVGDDQVILGLSGGVDSSVVAMLLHRAIGKNLTCVFVDNGLLRLNEGAQVMDMFGDHFGLNIIHVKAENRFLDALKGVAEPEAKRKIIGRVFVEVFDEEAKKLTNAKWLAQGTIYPDVIESAASKTGKAHVIKSHHNVGGLPADMKMGLVEPLRELFKDEVRKVGLALGLPYDMLYRHPFPGPGLGVRVLGEVKKEYCDLLRKADAIFIEELRNSGWYDKVSQAFTVFLPVKSVGVMGDGRKYDWVVSIRAVETIDFMTAHWAHLPYELLGTISNRIINEVNGISRVVYDISGKPPATIEWE; encoded by the coding sequence ATGAGCAAAAACATTCACTTCCATCGAATTCTGATCCTCGACTTCGGTTCGCAATACACTCAGCTGATCGCCCGTCGTGTGCGTGAAATTGGCGTTTATTGTGAGCTGTGGGCATGGGACGTTACTGCAGAACAAATCGCTGAATTTGCTCCAACCGGTATTATTTTATCTGGTGGTCCTGAAAGTGTGACTGAAGCTGGTTCACCTCGTGCGCCATCTTATGTATTTGAAGCCGGTGTGCCTGTGCTGGGTGTGTGCTACGGCATGCAGACCATGGCTGAACAACTGGGCGGTAAAGTGTCCAGTTCTGATCACCGTGAATTTGGTTATGCTCAGGTTGAACTGATTGCAGAGAATGCCATGTTCACCGGTATTGAAGATCATCTGAACGAACAAGGCCGTGGCTTATTGGATGTCTGGATGAGTCATGGCGATAAAGTAGTGCAAATCCCACAGGGTTTTGTCACTACAGCGCAAACGCCAACTTGCCCTCATGCTGCTATGGCTGATGAAGCCCGTCAGTTCTACGGCGTACAATTCCACCCTGAAGTGACTCACACCCGTCAGGGCCTGCGCATGTTAGAGCAGTTTGTGGTGGATATCTGTGGTTGTGAAAAACTCTGGACTCCGGCCACCATCATTGATGACGCTATTGCCAATATCAAAAAGCAAGTGGGCGATGATCAGGTGATTTTAGGTCTTTCCGGTGGTGTCGACTCTTCAGTGGTTGCGATGTTATTGCACCGTGCTATCGGCAAAAACCTGACCTGTGTCTTCGTCGATAACGGATTATTGCGTTTAAACGAAGGCGCACAAGTGATGGACATGTTCGGCGACCACTTTGGTCTGAACATTATTCATGTTAAAGCTGAAAACCGTTTCCTCGACGCCTTAAAAGGTGTTGCTGAGCCGGAAGCCAAGCGTAAAATCATCGGTCGTGTTTTCGTTGAAGTTTTTGATGAAGAAGCGAAAAAACTGACGAACGCTAAATGGTTAGCCCAGGGCACTATTTACCCTGACGTGATTGAATCTGCGGCTTCTAAAACCGGTAAAGCTCATGTAATTAAGTCGCATCACAATGTCGGCGGTTTACCTGCTGATATGAAAATGGGCTTGGTCGAGCCACTGCGTGAACTCTTTAAAGATGAAGTACGCAAAGTAGGTTTAGCTTTAGGTTTGCCATACGACATGCTGTACCGTCACCCTTTCCCAGGCCCGGGTTTAGGTGTGCGTGTATTAGGTGAAGTGAAAAAAGAATACTGCGATTTATTACGCAAAGCCGACGCGATTTTCATCGAAGAGCTGCGTAATTCAGGCTGGTATGACAAAGTTAGTCAGGCTTTTACCGTGTTCCTGCCAGTGAAATCTGTAGGCGTGATGGGCGACGGTCGTAAATACGACTGGGTGGTGTCTATTCGTGCTGTAGAGACGATCGACTTTATGACGGCACACTGGGCGCATCTGCCTTATGAGCTGTTAGGTACAATCTCGAACCGCATTATTAATGAAGTGAATGGTATTTCCCGCGTGGTGTACGACATTTCCGGTAAGCCACCAGCAACTATTGAGTGGGAATAA
- a CDS encoding TetR/AcrR family transcriptional regulator has protein sequence MTALTKKEMTHQRILQTAAKIIRRDGFDALAVADVMKQAGLTHGGFYAHFANRDALLAEALGYAGAESATLLEQSLAERINAGVQPLTAFIEIYLSEQHLNTCTDGTGCPVAALGSDFFRLDPDTKAVAAKTIEAYVDKVQWLSKQSLSRESAFLLTSTLVGALQLARGLKGTAQAMQYLTACREDLVRRYAGHE, from the coding sequence ATGACAGCATTAACCAAAAAAGAGATGACCCATCAGCGCATTTTGCAGACCGCTGCAAAGATTATCCGCAGAGATGGTTTTGATGCTCTGGCCGTGGCTGACGTCATGAAACAAGCGGGTTTAACTCACGGTGGTTTTTACGCCCATTTTGCCAACAGAGATGCATTACTGGCGGAAGCTTTAGGCTATGCCGGTGCAGAATCTGCCACTTTGCTTGAACAAAGTCTGGCAGAGCGCATCAATGCGGGAGTACAGCCACTTACTGCTTTTATTGAGATTTATCTGTCAGAGCAACATCTGAATACTTGCACTGATGGCACAGGCTGCCCTGTAGCTGCGCTAGGTTCAGATTTTTTTCGGCTGGATCCGGACACTAAGGCAGTGGCTGCCAAAACTATCGAAGCTTATGTAGATAAAGTGCAGTGGCTCAGTAAGCAAAGCTTAAGCCGTGAAAGTGCATTCTTACTGACCAGTACCTTAGTTGGCGCACTGCAACTGGCGCGTGGTTTAAAAGGCACAGCTCAGGCTATGCAGTATTTAACGGCCTGTCGCGAAGATTTAGTTCGACGTTATGCTGGTCATGAATAA
- a CDS encoding response regulator transcription factor yields MVHKLGAAPIRVLIVEDNRDICANIAAYLEQHNYILDFAYDGISAMHLALTTPFDVIVLDLMLPGMDGLSFCKKLRADATLDKPVLMLTARDTLEDKLKGFEAGADDYLVKPFALQELHARLQALYKRSHGKTDNLLTVGELTFNKSTLQVHRAGCRVDINPAGLKLLQRLMEEAPAVVDRDALETLLWADEVPDGDALRSHMYKLRQAIDRPFDRPLIHTVHRIGYRIAEDTD; encoded by the coding sequence ATGGTCCACAAACTGGGTGCAGCGCCAATCCGAGTCTTGATTGTCGAAGATAATCGCGACATTTGTGCCAACATTGCCGCTTATCTCGAACAGCATAACTATATTCTGGATTTTGCTTATGACGGGATAAGCGCTATGCATCTGGCCTTAACTACCCCCTTCGACGTGATTGTACTGGACCTGATGCTGCCGGGAATGGATGGTCTGAGTTTCTGCAAAAAGTTGCGCGCTGATGCCACTCTGGATAAGCCTGTGCTTATGCTGACGGCGCGTGACACCCTTGAAGACAAACTCAAAGGCTTTGAGGCAGGAGCAGATGACTATCTGGTCAAGCCATTCGCTTTGCAGGAGCTGCATGCCCGGCTGCAGGCTCTGTACAAACGCAGTCATGGCAAAACCGATAATCTGCTTACTGTAGGTGAGCTGACATTCAATAAGTCCACACTGCAGGTGCACAGAGCGGGGTGCAGGGTTGATATTAACCCTGCGGGCCTGAAGCTATTGCAACGATTGATGGAAGAAGCTCCTGCAGTGGTGGATCGCGATGCACTTGAAACCTTGTTATGGGCAGACGAGGTGCCGGATGGTGACGCGCTTCGCTCCCATATGTATAAGCTGCGACAGGCGATAGACAGGCCCTTCGACAGGCCGCTGATCCATACCGTACATCGGATAGGCTACCGTATTGCAGAGGATACAGACTAA
- a CDS encoding SDR family oxidoreductase, which translates to MKLENAVVLVTGANRGLGLAFAKAALARGARKVYAAARNPDSITLEGVIPVKLDVTNKDDIAKLVEQCSDLTLLINNAGVAELGAMLTEDAETMMRRQLETNLYGPLRLTQGFAPVLANNGGGGIINVLSIASWITGPLLATYSVTKSAAWSMTNAVRQELAAQQTQVLGLHVGFIDTDLTKGLEVPKVSAEQVVSRTFDGLEAGADQVLADEPTQMIHQAFSTAPQVYLHALPGH; encoded by the coding sequence ATGAAACTTGAAAATGCAGTAGTACTGGTCACAGGCGCTAACCGTGGTTTAGGTTTAGCTTTTGCCAAAGCAGCACTGGCCCGCGGTGCCCGTAAAGTCTATGCCGCGGCGCGTAACCCGGACAGCATCACACTGGAAGGTGTGATTCCGGTGAAATTAGATGTAACCAATAAAGACGATATCGCCAAGCTGGTTGAACAATGTTCGGATCTGACCTTGTTAATCAACAACGCAGGTGTCGCTGAACTTGGCGCTATGCTGACCGAAGATGCTGAAACTATGATGCGTCGTCAGCTGGAAACTAACCTGTATGGCCCGCTGCGTTTAACTCAGGGTTTTGCCCCAGTGCTGGCGAACAACGGCGGCGGTGGCATTATCAATGTGTTGTCTATTGCCAGCTGGATCACAGGCCCATTACTGGCCACTTACTCTGTGACTAAATCGGCAGCCTGGTCTATGACCAATGCGGTGCGTCAGGAACTGGCGGCACAACAGACCCAAGTATTAGGTTTACACGTAGGTTTTATCGACACTGATTTAACCAAAGGTTTAGAAGTGCCTAAAGTGTCCGCAGAGCAAGTCGTCAGCCGTACTTTTGACGGTTTAGAAGCTGGCGCCGATCAAGTACTGGCTGATGAGCCAACTCAAATGATCCATCAGGCGTTCTCCACTGCACCGCAAGTGTATTTGCACGCACTGCCAGGCCATTAA
- the tadA gene encoding tRNA adenosine(34) deaminase TadA, producing MTAADDDLHWMQYALQLADKAEQSGEIPVGAVLIKDGMVLGEGWNQSIQLNDPSAHAEMMAIRQAAAKVGNYRLIDCTLYVTLEPCAMCAGLLVHSRVKRLVFGAKDAKTGAAGSVLDIVRHPVLNHQLDVLDGPLAQQCADKLSEFFRRRRAEQKALKQQEKQQSVEEGQFKR from the coding sequence GTGACAGCAGCAGACGACGATTTACACTGGATGCAGTATGCCTTGCAACTGGCCGATAAAGCTGAACAAAGTGGCGAAATTCCGGTAGGTGCTGTGCTGATCAAAGACGGTATGGTGCTGGGGGAGGGCTGGAATCAGTCGATCCAACTGAACGACCCTTCTGCTCATGCTGAAATGATGGCTATCCGGCAGGCTGCGGCAAAAGTCGGCAATTACCGTCTGATAGACTGCACTTTATATGTCACTTTAGAGCCTTGTGCTATGTGCGCAGGTCTTTTAGTGCACAGCAGAGTAAAACGACTGGTATTTGGCGCTAAAGATGCAAAAACCGGTGCTGCTGGCTCTGTGCTGGATATAGTGCGGCATCCGGTGTTGAATCATCAGTTAGATGTACTGGATGGTCCTTTGGCGCAGCAATGCGCAGACAAACTCTCTGAATTTTTCCGCCGTCGCAGAGCAGAACAAAAGGCATTAAAACAGCAGGAAAAACAGCAGAGTGTTGAGGAAGGGCAGTTTAAGCGATAG
- the mltF gene encoding membrane-bound lytic murein transglycosylase MltF: MIRFGILGAVLTAVVSCTPVQEPVQLHEIYQRDSIRVGILNSPTSYYVGADGPTGYDYELSVALAEKLGVELELFPSYQREELLQKLDSGQVDYIAGGLAVTESRKQKYRIAPAYLWRNEVLVYRKGQAKPNSFKDIKEPVLVPKDSSLAETLSLVQKDYPQLQWQETESEDADELLQQVEDGKIPYTLVDSNLLAVNQRFFPNLTVAFKVKEQQPVAWLLNNKADDSFWAVLIEFFGQNYQSGDLLSLEDKYFGHIRRFDYVATLDYIKAIEKDLPRYQPLFEKYAGNFDWRLLAAIGYQESNWRPDARSSTGVVGMMMLTVSTAQTMGVSSRLDPAQSIRGGAKYLQRMVERIPERIQMPDRLWFAIAAYNIGWGHVESARVLTERDGANPDKWHEVKQRLPLLQQKRYYQNTRLGYARGAQAVYYVENVRRFYDTLLWVDEKRKTEQRLDQQKQRLNEQFGDKAVNSTEKSGNISTPLSK; this comes from the coding sequence ATGATTCGATTTGGAATTCTAGGAGCTGTATTAACAGCAGTAGTTTCTTGTACTCCGGTACAGGAGCCTGTTCAGCTTCATGAAATTTATCAAAGAGATAGCATTCGTGTTGGCATTTTAAACAGCCCTACCAGCTACTATGTAGGCGCTGATGGCCCAACAGGCTACGACTATGAACTGTCAGTTGCATTAGCAGAAAAGTTAGGCGTTGAACTGGAGTTATTTCCCAGTTATCAACGTGAAGAGCTATTACAAAAATTAGATTCTGGTCAGGTTGACTACATAGCAGGTGGTTTAGCTGTCACTGAAAGCCGGAAACAGAAATACCGTATAGCACCAGCTTATTTATGGCGTAACGAAGTATTGGTCTACCGTAAAGGTCAGGCAAAACCCAATAGCTTTAAAGATATCAAAGAGCCTGTGCTGGTGCCAAAAGACAGTTCGCTGGCAGAAACCTTAAGCCTGGTGCAAAAAGACTATCCACAATTGCAGTGGCAGGAAACTGAATCTGAAGATGCGGATGAGTTACTGCAACAAGTCGAAGATGGCAAAATCCCTTATACGCTGGTTGACTCAAACTTACTGGCGGTGAATCAACGCTTCTTTCCTAACTTAACAGTCGCCTTTAAAGTGAAAGAACAACAACCAGTGGCCTGGCTGCTTAATAACAAAGCCGATGATTCATTTTGGGCTGTGTTAATCGAGTTTTTTGGCCAGAATTATCAGTCCGGAGATTTGTTGAGCCTTGAAGATAAATACTTTGGCCATATCCGCCGCTTCGATTACGTCGCGACTCTGGACTACATCAAGGCGATTGAAAAAGATTTGCCCCGTTATCAGCCGTTATTTGAGAAATATGCCGGTAACTTTGACTGGCGTTTACTGGCGGCTATTGGTTATCAGGAATCAAACTGGCGACCTGACGCCCGCAGTTCCACTGGTGTGGTTGGTATGATGATGCTGACCGTCAGTACAGCACAGACTATGGGTGTCAGCAGCAGGCTGGACCCGGCCCAAAGTATCAGAGGTGGAGCAAAATACCTGCAGCGCATGGTTGAACGTATACCTGAGCGTATTCAGATGCCGGATCGGCTTTGGTTTGCTATTGCTGCTTATAACATTGGCTGGGGTCATGTTGAGAGTGCTCGTGTGCTGACTGAACGGGATGGTGCCAATCCGGACAAATGGCATGAAGTAAAACAGCGCCTGCCTTTGCTGCAACAAAAACGTTACTACCAGAATACCAGGCTGGGTTACGCCCGTGGCGCTCAGGCCGTCTATTATGTTGAAAACGTCCGTCGTTTCTACGATACGCTGTTATGGGTCGATGAAAAGAGAAAAACCGAACAAAGGTTAGATCAGCAAAAACAGAGGCTTAACGAGCAATTCGGCGATAAAGCGGTAAATTCAACAGAAAAGTCAGGGAACATCAGCACTCCTCTATCCAAGTAA
- a CDS encoding sensor histidine kinase, whose translation MYRRSLRQRVAIAFAICVAVLSIAWGLAFFAAIRLSEDRVLMQQLEVAAKSYPRLSMNLSGYDKVASLPASLQDWAKTNPAEGLYEFEADELHVAVVTADNDQQKAFVVFDVAGIEAASSEDWWLLLVITGAVGTLGMLGFGLGIVVMRRAVAPVAQLAKAVADIDLEHLSVEDYKRIGSSRFGDDEVGLLAATIEKTLERISAFVARERYFTSSASHELRTPITVITGALELLEQSKLSEADVKALDRVRRATLEMRTTIEMFLCLARETDDALYDEQFLVAPLVSNAVDLQRHLLCHKRLEVEIEPLANPCVSGHPQAFAIAVNNLVRNAFEHSHSGQGPISIHIKERELFITNQVHSAATGDTASEASSSQGYGLGLGIVQRLCERNGWSFSLHVDEKSVVARLSW comes from the coding sequence ATGTACAGGCGCAGTTTACGTCAGCGTGTCGCTATTGCATTTGCGATTTGCGTCGCTGTACTCAGTATTGCCTGGGGGCTGGCTTTTTTTGCTGCCATCCGCTTGAGTGAAGACCGTGTGCTGATGCAACAACTGGAGGTTGCCGCCAAAAGCTATCCCAGATTGAGCATGAACCTTAGCGGATACGATAAGGTTGCCAGCTTGCCGGCATCGCTGCAGGACTGGGCTAAGACAAATCCGGCTGAAGGCTTGTACGAATTCGAAGCCGACGAATTACATGTAGCTGTTGTCACTGCTGACAATGACCAACAAAAGGCTTTTGTGGTGTTTGATGTGGCAGGTATTGAGGCTGCCTCGTCAGAGGATTGGTGGTTGCTGCTTGTGATCACTGGCGCAGTGGGAACCCTTGGCATGCTGGGATTCGGCTTGGGCATAGTGGTGATGCGACGAGCGGTAGCCCCAGTTGCTCAACTGGCCAAAGCTGTGGCGGACATCGACCTTGAACACTTGTCGGTTGAAGATTATAAACGCATCGGATCCAGCCGCTTTGGTGACGATGAAGTGGGGCTGCTGGCGGCGACTATTGAAAAGACCCTCGAGCGCATCAGCGCCTTTGTCGCCAGAGAGCGCTACTTTACCAGTTCAGCCAGCCATGAATTGCGCACTCCTATTACTGTGATTACAGGAGCACTTGAGCTGTTGGAACAAAGTAAGTTGTCAGAGGCTGATGTGAAGGCGCTGGACAGGGTAAGGCGAGCCACTCTTGAAATGAGAACCACCATTGAGATGTTCTTGTGTCTGGCCCGCGAAACGGATGATGCTTTGTATGATGAGCAGTTTCTGGTGGCGCCACTGGTCAGCAACGCCGTAGATCTGCAGCGCCACCTGCTATGCCATAAGAGGCTTGAGGTGGAAATCGAGCCGCTGGCTAACCCTTGTGTCAGTGGGCATCCGCAGGCTTTTGCCATAGCTGTGAATAATCTGGTGCGCAATGCCTTTGAGCACAGCCATAGCGGACAGGGGCCAATCTCTATTCATATTAAAGAGCGGGAGCTTTTTATCACCAATCAAGTGCATTCGGCTGCGACAGGGGATACAGCATCTGAGGCATCTTCGTCTCAGGGTTATGGTTTAGGGCTTGGCATAGTGCAAAGGCTGTGTGAGCGCAATGGCTGGTCCTTTTCGTTGCACGTTGATGAGAAGTCAGTCGTAGCCCGTCTTTCGTGGTGA